A single region of the Oryzias melastigma strain HK-1 linkage group LG23, ASM292280v2, whole genome shotgun sequence genome encodes:
- the cd36 gene encoding platelet glycoprotein 4 — protein sequence MGCCNRRCGLIAGAVFGALVTILGGILIPVGDMIIEETVKKEATIEPGTIAYDNWVAAGAKVYRQFWFFDVQNPKEVELGGKPVLMEKGPYTYLTRFLAKENITFFLNDTASFLLPQAAIFEPSMSVGPEEDIISCLNLGVAGAYSLLPPNMLEFLTSQGKYSLFQRRTVRELLWGYKDPLLFGMQMGLFSPYNGTYDGYYNVFTGKDDINKVSQIDMWRGNSNLGFWNDSYCDMINGTDASSFAPFLDKEKPLYFFSSDICRSVSASYEQTLDLKGIDVYRYSLLPTTLASPVDNPDNRCFCKNMQTTKNCTLAGVLELSTCQQGAPIYISLPHFLHGSAILRDSVVGLNPHPENHKTFLDVEPITGFTLNFAKRIQVNMMYGPSDVVTLFKNISDYSILPLVWMNETATLDDETADMFKNELFGRINMLDIIQKVMMGAGAGIFVLCLIFYFFARRSHNRGKTA from the exons ATGGGATGCTGCAACAGAAGGTGCGGGCTGATAGCCGGAGCCGTGTTTGGCGCTCTGGTAACCATCCTGGGAGGCATCCTCATCCCGGTGGGGGACATGATCATTGAGGAGACGGTGAAGAAG GAAGCCACCATCGAGCCCGGAACCATCGCTTATGACAACTGGGTGGCTGCGGGAGCAAAGGTGTACCGGCAGTTCTGGTTCTTTGACGTGCAGAACCCAAAAGAAGTGGAGCTGGGCGGGAAACCAGTGCTGATGGAAAAAGGACCCTACACGTATCT GACACGATTTCTCGCCAAGGAGAACATCACATTCTTCCTCAATGACACGGCCTCGTTCCTGCTGCCTCAAGCTGCCATCTTTGAGCCGTCCATGTCTGTAGGACCAGAGGAAGACATCATCTCATGTCTCAACCTTGGAGTGGCT ggAGCTTATTCACTTCTTCCTCCCAACATGCTGGAGTTCCTGACCTCTCAGGGGAAATACTCCTTGTTTCAAAGGCGGACAGTTCGTGAGCTGCTGTGGGGCTACAAAGACCCGTTGCTGTTCGGGATGCAGATGGGTCTTTTCTCACCC TACAATGGAACTTATGATGGATACTACAATGTATTCACCGGCAAGGATGACATCAACAAAGTGTCACAGATTGACATGTGGAGGGGAAACAG CAACCTCGGCTTTTGGAATGACTCTTATTGTGACATGATCAACGGGACAG ACGCTTCGTCCTTCGCTCCCTTTCTGGACAAGGAGAAGCCGCTCTATTTCTTCTCTTCAGACATTTGCAG GTCCGTCTCAGCCAGCTATGAGCAGACGCTGGACCTGAAAGGGATAGATGTGTACCGCTACTCCCTCCTCCCGACCACGCTGGCCTCCCCCGTGGACAACCCAGACAACAGATGCTTCTGCAAAAACATGCAGACCACAAAAAACTGCACTTTGGCTGGAGTTCTGGAGCTCAGCACCTGTCAGCAAG GTGCCCCCATCTACATCTCTCTGCCCCACTTCCTTCACGGCAGTGCCATACTGAGGGACAGCGTGGTAGGCCTCAACCCGCATCCGGAAAACCACAAAACCTTCCTGGATGTGGAGCCA ATCACCGGGTTCACTCTAAACTTTGCCAAAAGAATTCAAGTGAATATGATGTACGGACCATCAGATGTCGTCAC actctttaaaaatatctcaGACTACAGCATACTTCCTCTCGTTTGGATGAATGag aCGGCAACTTTAGACGACGAGACCGCAGACATGTTTAAGAATGAACTTTTTGGCCGGATCAACATGTTGGACATCATACAGAAGGTCATGATGGGAGCAGGCGCCGGCATCTTCGTCCTCTGTCTCATCTTCTACTTCTTTGCGAGGAGGAGCCACAACCGGGGCAAGACTGCGTGA